A single Nostoc sp. PCC 7107 DNA region contains:
- a CDS encoding ROK family protein: MTLILALDFGGTKLAAAITQLGSREWLRHERRLSPIDGNATTDLAIMRSLIHSLLQNTTPDVIGVSFGGPVDFTTGTVRLSHHVPGWENLPLKDLLEKEFAISAIVDNDANIAALGEHRFGAGEGYDSLFYITISTGVGGGWILNGQPWRGNAGMAGEIGHIVVNPAGPMCLCGKQGCVERLASGPYMAQDAKEYLLKQANQLQGKQLRSLVNDNLNLITGQIISAAATQGDELAIKILQSGAWALGVGIGNVANLINPQRFILGGSVTKAGEIWWNTVQKTARETALPEIDFEIVAAALGDDAPLWGAVALAESGLISK; encoded by the coding sequence ATGACACTGATTCTAGCCTTAGATTTTGGTGGTACTAAGTTAGCCGCAGCCATCACTCAACTTGGTTCCCGCGAATGGTTGCGTCATGAACGTCGTCTCTCACCAATAGATGGTAATGCTACCACTGATTTAGCAATTATGCGATCGCTCATTCATAGTTTGCTGCAAAATACAACTCCCGATGTAATTGGGGTTAGTTTTGGTGGCCCTGTGGACTTTACTACCGGAACTGTCCGACTTTCTCATCACGTTCCTGGCTGGGAAAATCTACCTCTCAAAGACTTGCTAGAAAAAGAATTTGCTATATCTGCCATTGTAGATAACGATGCTAATATTGCGGCTTTAGGCGAACATCGTTTTGGCGCTGGTGAAGGATACGATAGCTTGTTTTACATCACCATCAGCACTGGTGTTGGCGGTGGTTGGATACTCAATGGTCAACCTTGGCGCGGTAACGCAGGTATGGCTGGTGAAATTGGACACATAGTTGTCAATCCTGCGGGGCCAATGTGTTTATGTGGTAAGCAAGGATGTGTAGAACGGTTAGCATCAGGCCCTTACATGGCGCAAGATGCTAAAGAGTATTTATTAAAACAAGCAAATCAATTACAAGGTAAACAATTACGCAGCTTAGTGAATGACAATTTAAATTTAATTACTGGGCAAATTATCAGCGCAGCAGCTACTCAAGGTGATGAGTTAGCAATCAAGATTTTGCAAAGTGGTGCTTGGGCTTTAGGTGTGGGTATTGGTAATGTAGCGAATTTAATTAACCCACAACGATTTATTTTAGGTGGTAGTGTAACTAAAGCTGGAGAAATTTGGTGGAATACTGTACAAAAAACAGCCCGTGAAACAGCGTTACCAGAAATAGATTTTGAAATTGTTGCTGCTGCGTTGGGAGATGATGCACCACTGTGGGGCGCTGTAGCTTTGGCGGAATCAGGATTAATCTCTAAATAA
- the cobO gene encoding cob(I)yrinic acid a,c-diamide adenosyltransferase, whose translation MSKDTPEELESDREIERLIDEVMSSSINNDSKLNDEQYRQKMQRRKEIQDRRIAQAVPEKGLVIVNTGNGKGKTTAALGMVMRSLGHGYKVAIIQFIKGAWEPSEKQVFSHWEDQLEFHAMGEGFTWETQDRDRDLEKAQAAWEKSLEYIRNPDFQLVLLDEINIALKMAYLQIEEVLTGLAEKPPHKHIILTGRGAPAALIERADLVTEMTLIKHPFRDQGVKAQPGIEF comes from the coding sequence ATGAGCAAAGATACACCAGAAGAATTAGAATCAGATAGAGAAATCGAACGCTTGATTGATGAAGTAATGTCCTCATCCATAAATAATGATTCTAAGCTGAATGACGAGCAGTATCGCCAAAAAATGCAGCGCCGTAAAGAAATCCAAGATCGGCGCATAGCACAAGCTGTCCCAGAGAAGGGGTTAGTTATTGTTAATACTGGTAACGGTAAAGGCAAAACTACTGCGGCGCTGGGAATGGTGATGCGATCGCTTGGTCATGGGTACAAAGTGGCGATCATCCAGTTCATCAAAGGCGCGTGGGAACCCTCTGAAAAACAGGTGTTCAGCCATTGGGAAGACCAACTTGAGTTTCACGCGATGGGTGAAGGCTTTACGTGGGAAACCCAAGACCGCGATCGCGACCTCGAAAAAGCGCAAGCCGCTTGGGAAAAATCTTTAGAATACATCCGCAACCCAGATTTTCAGTTGGTGCTGTTGGATGAAATCAATATCGCCTTAAAAATGGCTTATTTACAAATAGAAGAAGTCTTAACAGGCTTGGCAGAGAAACCGCCTCACAAACACATAATTCTCACAGGTAGAGGCGCACCAGCAGCTTTAATTGAACGCGCTGACTTAGTAACCGAAATGACATTAATCAAACATCCTTTCCGCGACCAAGGCGTGAAAGCTCAACCAGGAATTGAATTTTAA
- a CDS encoding Uma2 family endonuclease: MISADKTAELLTIPPLENGDKLTRAEFERRYHAMPNLKKAELIEGVVYVASPVRAKKHGKPHSHIMTWLGTYEAATPGVETLDNTTVRLDADNEPQPDAILRIEQGGQSSITEDDYVEDAPELIVEIAASSASYDLHEKLKVYRRNQVQEYLVWRVYDRQFDWFRLNAGEYIQLEPNPDDIICSQVFPGLWLDKAALLSGDLAKVLAILQQGLSTPEHQSFVEKLLSKYPN, translated from the coding sequence ATGATATCTGCTGACAAAACTGCTGAACTATTGACAATTCCGCCTTTAGAAAACGGCGACAAGCTTACCCGTGCTGAATTTGAGCGTCGCTACCACGCTATGCCAAATCTGAAAAAAGCAGAATTAATCGAAGGAGTTGTTTACGTGGCTTCCCCTGTACGCGCAAAAAAACACGGTAAACCCCATAGTCACATCATGACTTGGTTAGGTACTTACGAAGCGGCTACTCCTGGAGTGGAAACGCTGGATAATACTACTGTGCGTCTCGATGCTGATAATGAACCACAACCAGATGCCATACTCAGAATCGAACAAGGTGGACAATCGAGCATTACAGAAGATGATTATGTCGAAGATGCACCAGAATTAATTGTAGAGATTGCGGCTTCTAGTGCTTCTTATGATTTGCATGAAAAACTCAAAGTATATCGTCGCAATCAAGTACAAGAATATCTAGTTTGGCGAGTTTATGATCGCCAATTCGATTGGTTTAGGTTAAATGCAGGCGAGTATATTCAACTTGAGCCAAATCCAGATGATATAATTTGCTCCCAAGTTTTTCCAGGTTTGTGGTTAGATAAAGCAGCATTACTATCCGGCGACTTAGCTAAAGTATTAGCAATTTTACAGCAAGGATTATCTACCCCAGAACATCAGAGTTTTGTAGAGAAATTATTGAGTAAATATCCAAACTAA
- a CDS encoding DUF4241 domain-containing protein, producing the protein MDYLKFVQAFQNQQVATSEPNEIIFNTYNIGELVLTSGRLVACDPLVNPDSEPFKVTLNPGRYPVILSVAHFQRNNDRRVVYAMLCLSQQTPVRWEMATTCNEDENLSLLAEGEIFGYGVDSGTGCFMDADAAEIINESMYSAYSTKTRAEDLTYQIECELQKNYSDTWDWANVCVDNSTHANVIAFHSGWGDGIYPTYFGYDATNNIVNVITDFNL; encoded by the coding sequence ATGGATTATCTCAAATTTGTACAAGCTTTTCAAAATCAACAAGTTGCTACTTCTGAGCCTAATGAAATTATTTTTAATACTTATAATATTGGAGAATTAGTTTTAACTTCAGGGAGATTAGTAGCTTGCGATCCTTTAGTTAATCCAGATAGTGAACCATTTAAAGTAACTTTAAACCCAGGTCGTTATCCAGTGATTTTAAGTGTTGCTCATTTTCAAAGGAACAATGATCGAAGAGTTGTTTATGCCATGCTCTGTCTTAGCCAACAAACTCCTGTAAGGTGGGAAATGGCTACGACTTGCAATGAAGATGAAAACTTAAGTTTGCTTGCTGAAGGAGAGATTTTTGGATACGGTGTTGACTCTGGAACAGGTTGCTTTATGGATGCTGATGCTGCTGAAATTATTAATGAATCAATGTATTCTGCTTATTCTACAAAAACAAGAGCAGAAGATTTAACTTACCAAATTGAATGCGAGTTACAAAAAAACTATAGCGATACATGGGATTGGGCAAATGTTTGTGTAGATAACTCAACTCACGCCAATGTAATTGCATTTCATTCTGGTTGGGGGGATGGTATTTATCCTACTTATTTTGGGTATGATGCTACAAATAACATCGTGAACGTTATCACTGATTTTAATCTGTAA